From the genome of Streptomyces sp. NBC_00523:
GTCTGTGTACATCATCAGGCTCCAGGCGCCGCCCAGCTCCACCTGCCGTCGCGGCCACCGCGCACGCGGCAGCAGGCCCAGGGCCGGTCCGCCGTCCTCGTACGGGAGCAGCTGCGCCGCCCGTCCGTGGCGGGCGATCAGCGGCGCGGGGTGCCCGGCCAGGCACAGGCCCGCGCGGCGGCCGTCCGGGGCGATGTCCACCGTGCAGAGCGTCGCGAAGATCTCCTCGCTCTCCCGCTCGTGCTCCAGGACCTCCTGGAGGGTGGACAGCAGCTCGTCGCCGCACAGCCCCGCCAGCGTCAACGCGCGCCACGCTATGCGCAGTTCCACGCCGAGCGCGGCCTCGTCCGGGCCGTGGCCGCAGACGTCGCCGATCATCGCGTGCACCGTGCCGTCCGGGGTGCGGACGGTGTCGTAGAAGTCCCCGCCGAGCAGCGCGCGGCTGCGGCCCGGGCGGTAGCGCGCCGCGAAGCGCAGGTCGGAGCCGTCGAGGAGCGGGGTCGGGAGCAGCCCGCGTTCCAGCCGGGCGTTCTCCTCGGCGCGCAGCCGGGACTCGGTGAGCTGGTGCTGTGCGACGTCGGCCCGTTTGCGTTCCACGGCGTAGCGGATGGCCCGGCTCAGCAGCCTGCTGTCCAGCTCGCCCCGGAAGAGATAGTCCTGCGCGCCCACCCGGACCGCCTCGGCGGCCAGCTCGGCGTCGTCCTCCGCGGTGAGGGCGAGCACGGCGTGCCGGGGTGCGATCCGCAGGACGTGCTTGAGCGTGGCGAGTCCGTCCTCCTCGCCCTCGCCGTCGCCCCGCGCCTCGGCGCCGGCCGGCAGGGCCAGGTCGAGCAGGATGCAGTCCACGTCGTCGGTGAGGAGCCGGCCCGCCTCGGTGAGGTTCCGGGCGGCACGGATACGGACCCGGGCACCGGCCGCGGTGGAGAGCTCCGGGGCGGTGAAGGTGCCCGCCGGGTCGTCCTCGATCACGAGGAGGGTGAGGCCGGCGCCGGAGCTGTTCTCCGCAGCGGGCGCGGAACACGGCTGCGGTACGGATACGGGCATCGGTTCGGGTTTCCTTCCCTCCCCCCGAGGGCGCGGCGGAGCGACGAACGACGTCCCGCCAGACGGGGACCATAGCGGTCCGGACCAGGGGAACGGAATGCCGACCCGCCCGCCGCGGCCGGCATATGCACCGCCATAAGCCGCGTCCCACCACGGATCAGGCACGGTGGGCCGCGCTACAGCGACATGACAAAGGTCACGCGCAACCCACCCCCGACAGTGGCCCGCCTCACCCGGGTTGCCCGGGCCCTGCGCCCCCAGGCAACCACGTCCGGCGCGGCCACGCGCCGCCCCGTCCCGCCGTCCCGCCGTCCGCCCAAGGACTACGCGTCGGGGCGGACCACGCCGAGTATCTGCATCGAGCCCGCGCCCGCCAGGGTGACGTCGCGGCCGGGGCGCGGGGCGTGGATGATCTGGCCGTTGCCCACGTACATGCCGACGTGGGTGGCGTCGGCGTGGTAGATGATCAGGTCGCCGGGGCGCATGTCCTTGATCGCGATGTGCGGCAGCAGCCGCCACTGCTCCTGCGAGGTGCGCGGGATCGGGCGGCCCGCGGCCGCCCACGCCTGGGACGTCAGCCCGGAGCAGTCGTACGACTTGGGGCCCTCCGCGCCCCACACGTACGGCTTGCCGATCTGCGCGGTCGCGAAGGCCACTGCCTGCTTGCCGAGCGGGCTCGCGTCCCGGTTGATCTCCTGCAGTGCGCCGGAGTCGAGCCAGGCGGTCTGCGCCTGCCGCGCCGCCTCCTGCTCCAGTTCGAGGAGCCGGGCCCGCTCCTCCTTCTCCAGCCGCGATTCCAGCTTCTTCGCCGCCGCTATCTGCGAGTTGATCTTCTTCTTGGCCTTGGCCTGCTTGACCCGGCTGGCTTCCAGCTTGGTCCAGTTGGTGCTGGCGTCCTTGGTGTACGTCTCCAGGTCCTGCTGCGTCCTGGTCAGTTCCTCCAGGAGCCCCTTGCCGGCCTGCTGGCCCTGGCGGTTGCGGCTGATGCCGTCGAGGAAGAGCTGGGGGTCGCCGCTGAGCATGAGCCGCGCGCCCGGCGGGAGCCCGGCGTTGCGGTACTCCTCGCGGGCCTGGGCGCCGGCCCGGTCCTTGAGGGCGGCGATCTTCGCCCGGCCCTCGACTATCGACTGCGCCAGCCCGACCAGCTCGCCCGACTGCTTCTTGGCCTTCTCCTCGGCGAGGTTGTACGCGTCCGTGGCGGCGCCCGCCTCCAGGTACAGCTCGTCGATCTCCGCGCGCACCTGTTCCAGGCTCTTCCCGCCACCATCGGCGGACCCCGGCGGTGTCGGTGCGGCGAATGCCTGGACCGGCGAGGCGAGGACCGCCAGCGCGCAGACCAGAGTCATCGCGGCGGCGGCACAGTGGCGTCGGTACACGAGCTCCCCCTCCGAGCAGTTCCCAACTGTTCGAGCAGTACCAGAAAACTGATTAACCGTCAGTAACATGTGGCGTCGACCAGATCGTGCCATGCCGTACTGAAAAGCAACAGAGGCAGACACACTCCGGCCTTCGGGCGGCACTACGCTCTTCCGTCACTCCCCGCCACCCCCGCGCCCCCGACTTCCCCACTCACTCCGACGAACGATGCCCGCCGGCCGTTCCCACCGCAGGGGTGAATCCCGGCGCAACGAGGACGCGCCCTCGCGCTGTCCGAGTGCGCCCCCTCACCACCCCCCGGGTTCCAGCGCCTCCCACGCCACCGTGACCTCGCCCTGGCGCCACCGCCGCACCCCGTCCGTCAGCGGCCAGTCGCCCGAGAGCGCCCGCACCGCGGTGATCCAGCGCTGCCGGGCCCCGAGCGAGGCGTAGGGCGCCGCGGCCGCCCACGCCCGGTCGAAGTCGCGCAGGAAGGCGTGCACCCGCTCACCCGGGACATTGCGGTGGATCAGCGCCTTCGGCAGCCGTTCGGCGAGATCGGACGGCCGGTTCAGCGAGCCGAGCCGGGTCGCGAAGGTCACCGTGCGCGGTCCCTCCGGCCCCAGCGCCACCCACACGTGCCGCCGCCCGATCTCGTCGCAGGTGCCCTCCACCAGCAGCCCGCCCGGCGCCAGCCGCTCGCACAGCCGCTGCCAGACCCCGGCCACCTCGCCCTCGTCGTACTGGCGCAGCACATTCGCCGCCCGGATCAGGGAGGGCCGCTCCGGCAACGGGATCTCGAAGCCCCCGTGCCGGAAGGTGAGGCCCTCGCGGGCGTACGGCTGCGCGGCGGCGACCCGCTCCGGGGAGATCTCGATGCCGACCACCGCGGTACGCGGTTCGGCGGTGCGCAGGCGTTCCAGCAGCTCGACGGCGGTCCAGGGCGCGGCCCCGTAACCGAGGTCGACGGCGACGGGGGTGTCGGCGCGGCGCAGGGCGGGGCCGTGCGTGGCGGCGATCCAGCGGTCCATGCGGCGCAGCCGGTTCGGGTTGGTGGTCCCGCGGGTCGCGGTGCCGATCGGGCGCATGACACAGAGCGTAACGATCCGGGCGGATGCGGGCGCCGGGCGGGCGGGAGAGCATCGGGACGGCCCCCGCGTTTGTGCCGTAATGATTTGGCAAAGCGGAAATGAAAGGAGGGATTCCGCTGTTCCCCACCTTCGAAGGGACCGTGTGCCCCTTCGGTGCCATGCCGTGAACCGCGCCGGCACCGGGGCCCAGCGAGGAGGACGGACGACGTGACCCAGTACGTCTCTCGGCTCGGCACCAGCCGTGGCGCACCACGTCTCAGGTTCCCCGCAGGTCTCACCGGCTCCTTCACCGCCGGTCACCGCAGGCCCCGCCGCATCGCGATGCTCTCCGTGCACACCTCCCCGCTGCACCAGCCGGGGACGGGCGACGCCGGCGGAATGAACGTGTACATCGTGGAGCTGGCCAAGCGGCTGGCCGCGATCAATATCGAGGTCGAGATCTTCACCCGCTCCACCACCGGAGGGCTGCCCTCCGCCGTGGACCTGGCGCCCGGTGTCCTCGTCCGGCACGTCGACGCGGGGCCGTACGAGGGTCTGGCCAAGGAGGAGCTGCCCGCGCAGCTCTGCGCCTTCACCCATGGGGTGATGCAGGCGTGGGCCGGTCAGCGCCCCGGTTATTACGACCTCGTCCATTCCCACTACTGGCTCTCCGGACACGTCGGCTGGCTGGCCGCGCAGCGCTGGGGCGTTCCCCTCGTGCACGCCATGCACACCATGGCGAAGGTGAAGAACGCCGCGCTCGCCGAGGGCGACAGCCCCGAGCCCGCCGCCCGCGTCATCGGCGAGACCCAGATCGTGGACGCCGCCGACCGGCTGATCGCCAACACCGCCGAGGAGGCGGGCGAGCTGGTCCGGTTCTACGACGCCGATCCGCAGGCCGTCGCCGTCGTCCATCCCGGCGTCAACCTCGAACGCTTCCGTCCCGGTGACGGCCGGGCCGCCGCCCGCGCCCGTCTCGGCCTCCCGCAGGACGCCCTGATCCCCCTCTTCGCGGGCCGCATACAGCCGCTGAAGGCCCCCGACGTGCTGCTGCGGGCGGTCGCCGTGCTGCTCGACCGGAACCCCTCGCTGCGGTCCCGGATCGTGGTGCCCGTCGTCGGCGGCCCCAGCGGCAGCGGCCTCGCGAAGCCGGAGGGGCTGCAGAAGCTCGCCGCCCGGCTGGGCATCGCGGACGTCGTGCGGTTCCACCCGCCGGTCGGGCAGGACCAGCTCGCCGACTGGTTCCGGGCCGCGTCCGTGCTGGTCATGCCCTCGTACAGCGAGTCCTTCGGACTCGTCGCGGTCGAGGCCCAGGCGGCCGGGACACCGGTCGTCGCGGCGGCCGTGGGCGGCCTCCCGGTGGCCGTGCGCGACGGGGTCAGCGGCTTCCTGATACCGGGGCACGATCCGGCCGCGTACGCCCAGGCGCTGGAGCGGTTCGCGCGGGCGCCGGAGCTGGTCGCCCGGATGGGCGGGGCGGCGGCGGAGCACGCCCAGCGGTTCGGCT
Proteins encoded in this window:
- a CDS encoding PP2C family protein-serine/threonine phosphatase, translated to MPVSVPQPCSAPAAENSSGAGLTLLVIEDDPAGTFTAPELSTAAGARVRIRAARNLTEAGRLLTDDVDCILLDLALPAGAEARGDGEGEEDGLATLKHVLRIAPRHAVLALTAEDDAELAAEAVRVGAQDYLFRGELDSRLLSRAIRYAVERKRADVAQHQLTESRLRAEENARLERGLLPTPLLDGSDLRFAARYRPGRSRALLGGDFYDTVRTPDGTVHAMIGDVCGHGPDEAALGVELRIAWRALTLAGLCGDELLSTLQEVLEHERESEEIFATLCTVDIAPDGRRAGLCLAGHPAPLIARHGRAAQLLPYEDGGPALGLLPRARWPRRQVELGGAWSLMMYTDGLIEGRVGDGTQRLGQDGMVAMINRQLAEGLTGEELLEAAVTQVRELNGGELTDDVAVLLLDRDQETARSRPPVGARRVNIPRPRPASPAAAQRPPL
- a CDS encoding C40 family peptidase; the protein is MYRRHCAAAAMTLVCALAVLASPVQAFAAPTPPGSADGGGKSLEQVRAEIDELYLEAGAATDAYNLAEEKAKKQSGELVGLAQSIVEGRAKIAALKDRAGAQAREEYRNAGLPPGARLMLSGDPQLFLDGISRNRQGQQAGKGLLEELTRTQQDLETYTKDASTNWTKLEASRVKQAKAKKKINSQIAAAKKLESRLEKEERARLLELEQEAARQAQTAWLDSGALQEINRDASPLGKQAVAFATAQIGKPYVWGAEGPKSYDCSGLTSQAWAAAGRPIPRTSQEQWRLLPHIAIKDMRPGDLIIYHADATHVGMYVGNGQIIHAPRPGRDVTLAGAGSMQILGVVRPDA
- a CDS encoding class I SAM-dependent methyltransferase, whose product is MRPIGTATRGTTNPNRLRRMDRWIAATHGPALRRADTPVAVDLGYGAAPWTAVELLERLRTAEPRTAVVGIEISPERVAAAQPYAREGLTFRHGGFEIPLPERPSLIRAANVLRQYDEGEVAGVWQRLCERLAPGGLLVEGTCDEIGRRHVWVALGPEGPRTVTFATRLGSLNRPSDLAERLPKALIHRNVPGERVHAFLRDFDRAWAAAAPYASLGARQRWITAVRALSGDWPLTDGVRRWRQGEVTVAWEALEPGGW
- the mshA gene encoding D-inositol-3-phosphate glycosyltransferase; amino-acid sequence: MTQYVSRLGTSRGAPRLRFPAGLTGSFTAGHRRPRRIAMLSVHTSPLHQPGTGDAGGMNVYIVELAKRLAAINIEVEIFTRSTTGGLPSAVDLAPGVLVRHVDAGPYEGLAKEELPAQLCAFTHGVMQAWAGQRPGYYDLVHSHYWLSGHVGWLAAQRWGVPLVHAMHTMAKVKNAALAEGDSPEPAARVIGETQIVDAADRLIANTAEEAGELVRFYDADPQAVAVVHPGVNLERFRPGDGRAAARARLGLPQDALIPLFAGRIQPLKAPDVLLRAVAVLLDRNPSLRSRIVVPVVGGPSGSGLAKPEGLQKLAARLGIADVVRFHPPVGQDQLADWFRAASVLVMPSYSESFGLVAVEAQAAGTPVVAAAVGGLPVAVRDGVSGFLIPGHDPAAYAQALERFARAPELVARMGGAAAEHAQRFGWDTAAAATADVYTAAIQEHRRRARTRHV